A single genomic interval of Spirosoma linguale DSM 74 harbors:
- a CDS encoding sulfatase (PFAM: sulfatase~KEGG: hypothetical LOC574839 ; K01134 arylsulfatase A), which produces MKHIPIRLSRLVLSAITLVGLGLSISAWVEKPAPATPPNVVLFFMDDLGYGDLSVTGALDYTTPNLDKMAAEGTRFTNFLAAQAVCSASRAALLTGCYPNRLGLYGALGPNSPIGLNPNEETLAELLKERGYATGMFGKWHLGDNKQFLPMQQGFDEYYGVPYSHDMWPLHPAQAQAKYPPLRWIDGNEPGPEIKDLNDAGKITGTITEKAVSFIRNHKKKPFFLYVPHPLPHVPLATSARFKGQSARGIFGDVLTELDWSVGQIMNELKQQGLDKNTLVIFISDNGPWLNYGDHAGSSGGFREGKGTSFEGGHRVPCLVRWPGVVPAGRVSNKLLTALDILPTVANVCGARLPKQRIDGVDWVALLKGDNSVTPRDKFYYYYRKNSLEAVRQGDWKLVFAHPGRTYEGFLPGQGGKPGPSTETHAIAAGLYDLRRDPGERYDVREQHPEVVARLETIAEEARADLGDELQKRTGANVREPGRVSQ; this is translated from the coding sequence ATGAAACACATACCTATCCGACTATCACGCCTTGTGCTGAGTGCGATCACACTCGTTGGGCTTGGACTATCCATTAGTGCGTGGGTGGAGAAACCCGCTCCGGCAACCCCGCCCAACGTTGTTCTCTTCTTTATGGACGACCTGGGATACGGCGATCTATCCGTGACTGGTGCGCTGGACTACACCACGCCGAATCTGGATAAAATGGCGGCCGAAGGTACCCGATTCACCAACTTCCTGGCAGCTCAGGCCGTGTGCAGTGCATCGCGGGCGGCTCTGCTCACGGGTTGCTACCCCAACCGGCTGGGTCTGTACGGTGCGCTTGGGCCCAACTCGCCCATCGGCCTGAACCCGAACGAAGAAACGCTGGCCGAACTCCTGAAAGAGCGCGGGTATGCTACCGGCATGTTCGGCAAATGGCATCTGGGCGATAACAAGCAGTTTCTGCCCATGCAGCAGGGCTTCGATGAGTATTATGGCGTACCGTACTCGCACGATATGTGGCCGCTGCATCCGGCGCAGGCACAGGCCAAGTACCCACCCCTGCGGTGGATTGATGGCAACGAGCCGGGACCGGAAATAAAAGATTTGAACGATGCCGGAAAAATCACCGGCACCATTACCGAGAAGGCCGTTTCATTCATTCGGAATCACAAAAAGAAACCCTTTTTCCTGTATGTGCCGCACCCGCTGCCGCACGTGCCGCTGGCGACATCGGCCCGGTTTAAAGGACAAAGTGCCCGGGGTATTTTCGGGGATGTGCTGACTGAACTGGACTGGTCTGTCGGGCAGATCATGAACGAGTTGAAGCAGCAGGGACTGGATAAGAATACCCTCGTAATTTTTATCAGCGATAACGGCCCCTGGCTTAACTACGGCGACCATGCCGGTTCGTCGGGTGGGTTCCGGGAAGGGAAAGGGACGTCCTTCGAAGGGGGCCACCGGGTGCCCTGCCTGGTGCGCTGGCCGGGTGTCGTACCCGCCGGTCGGGTGAGTAACAAACTGCTGACCGCGCTGGATATTCTGCCAACGGTTGCCAACGTCTGTGGTGCCCGACTACCCAAACAACGAATTGACGGCGTCGATTGGGTGGCGCTGTTAAAAGGCGATAACTCAGTAACGCCCCGCGATAAGTTCTACTATTATTATCGGAAAAATAGCCTCGAAGCCGTGCGGCAGGGCGACTGGAAACTTGTATTCGCGCACCCCGGCCGGACGTACGAAGGGTTTTTGCCGGGACAGGGTGGCAAGCCCGGTCCCAGCACCGAAACACACGCGATTGCTGCCGGATTATATGATCTCCGTCGCGACCCCGGTGAGCGCTACGACGTTCGGGAGCAGCATCCGGAGGTTGTAGCCCGACTCGAAACGATTGCTGAAGAAGCCCGCGCTGATCTGGGCGATGAATTACAGAAGCGTACGGGTGCCAACGTGCGCGAGCCGGGAAGGGTTAGTCAGTAA
- a CDS encoding Ricin B lectin (PFAM: Ricin B lectin; NHL repeat containing protein~SMART: Ricin B lectin~KEGG: hch:HCH_04441 QXW lectin repeat-containing protein), protein MALLCFSLPKRVVAQTKRVVSFSFNLAADARTSAGVFAKDGTLIRTLWSGVSLSAGSHSRNWDGLNDDGQTAATDSYDIRVLSNNVNYTWEGVIGNSSYGISQNNNVQRAFLRMQSLAISGTNAYYGVGYAEGHPSQAKFVVGSPQSRIEFSPKGETAQATLFTATDGTTVYWAGYDGYSNGNNWFIFGTKTSDNTEQIFPNGQSLRMTLGKTYASCLDVLPQSDGTVTGLAVQKNGNYLFVSHKALHQLRVYNKTTGALAQTLAFNDAAGLAVDGQDRLWVINGTTVRKYAVQADGNLLDAGMALAGLERPMALAVSPDNGTVLVADGGGSQQLKAYSNVAGMPLWTFGQRGGYMTDPTVSNDKFYFSDVSGVINDTFLAFQADGSFWVGDSGNYRAQHYSASRTFIDRIQYMQNNYSCYVDQNNPSRVFAQFLEFSIDYSKPLAANNGSWTLVKNWRATLPADYFEVLSINHTYITNIFRDVLTMPNGRVYGFLKRFSDNKLVVVELPASGPLRITNQAFDAQNRYTYHITPDGSLKQSANNYSGTTGTIDWENRPLNGFDASNNPIWGTPVNYASAPISTGEEPVTWYGGQGRTGETSASGVMITFDDGKVNGAMGGGYHLGGIKANSNKWLWKTAHATLVDYKGPYPTDGAYDVGNGVVYGGGGVSVYDRHIFWNYHGEFWKGSQTNKWQHVYDNGLLVGGFGKTGPEARQESVDGGPVPGMAGNVYYGTVVKGTDGNVYLYHAEEAGWSGIHRWKINGINTIQEQVIPLQNLSAYAISTDPSDLGGVDLLQGLARKSVLQNGAYGWTRNPATNFDNAYNDKWVAKMSVLAYDRFTSPDLYVNFSKANSSYTVTRDLGNNVGKTSWSVKGTMTFDGTNPNNGVSGMANTGGCYFDIIDTNGKVIARIKQQVFFEQTNAPVKLYGNDKVIAQGQYFNAASLPVTASDPFEISMTNDIVTIKYRNFAPVSSMAFDKAANLRNPKSVRLYFWSNGINYERTIDIQSLRFYTDTTPLPTMTSVTNGTKYYVQAKHSGKYLDVASQSRADGSSVIQTTYTSGTSQQWTLTAVDNDEYTISAVHSNKLLDIEGASTSDGATASQWSFSGQANQKFKLIDAGDGYFKVVNSNSTRCLEVQASSTADGALLQQSACGDGNNQKFLFTKVAAVDIKPRVVDSFGGNSDVKVTIYPNPSVDFVTIDGAKGAAVTVFDALGRIKLITDCAVDSSTLSVSSLSTGEYILQLKKENQVINKKLIVSRM, encoded by the coding sequence ATGGCATTGCTATGCTTTAGTTTACCTAAGCGGGTAGTTGCTCAAACAAAACGTGTTGTTTCATTCTCATTTAATCTGGCGGCTGATGCACGCACCAGCGCAGGTGTATTTGCAAAGGATGGTACACTAATTCGAACCTTGTGGAGCGGAGTTAGTTTGTCGGCAGGCTCGCATTCAAGGAACTGGGATGGCCTTAACGATGATGGTCAGACGGCCGCTACGGACAGCTACGATATTCGGGTATTATCGAACAACGTAAACTACACCTGGGAGGGTGTAATTGGTAACTCTTCGTATGGTATTAGCCAGAATAACAATGTTCAGCGGGCTTTTCTGCGAATGCAGAGTTTAGCCATCAGTGGTACGAACGCTTATTATGGCGTAGGGTACGCTGAAGGACATCCCTCTCAGGCTAAGTTCGTTGTGGGCAGTCCGCAGTCACGGATCGAATTTTCGCCGAAAGGCGAGACGGCACAGGCTACGCTGTTTACGGCTACCGATGGAACCACCGTTTACTGGGCGGGCTATGATGGCTACAGCAATGGTAATAACTGGTTTATCTTCGGTACAAAAACGAGCGATAATACCGAACAGATTTTCCCTAACGGGCAGTCGTTGCGAATGACACTCGGCAAAACGTATGCCTCCTGTTTAGATGTACTTCCGCAATCGGATGGCACCGTTACGGGCCTTGCCGTTCAGAAAAACGGCAACTACCTGTTCGTATCACATAAAGCCCTTCACCAGCTTCGGGTCTATAACAAGACAACCGGTGCGCTGGCTCAAACACTGGCCTTCAACGATGCGGCCGGGCTGGCCGTAGACGGGCAGGACCGGCTGTGGGTTATCAATGGGACGACCGTCCGTAAATATGCCGTACAGGCAGATGGTAACCTTCTTGATGCCGGTATGGCTCTTGCTGGTCTGGAACGGCCGATGGCGCTGGCCGTCTCGCCCGACAACGGCACCGTGCTCGTGGCCGATGGCGGAGGAAGCCAGCAGCTAAAAGCGTACAGTAATGTAGCCGGAATGCCGCTATGGACGTTTGGCCAACGGGGCGGCTACATGACCGACCCCACGGTGAGCAATGACAAGTTCTACTTCTCGGATGTGAGCGGGGTGATCAACGATACGTTTCTGGCCTTTCAGGCTGATGGGTCGTTCTGGGTGGGCGATTCGGGCAACTACCGGGCGCAGCACTATTCGGCCAGCCGCACCTTCATCGATCGAATTCAGTACATGCAGAACAACTACAGTTGCTATGTGGACCAGAATAACCCCAGCCGGGTGTTTGCCCAGTTTTTAGAATTTTCTATCGATTATTCGAAACCGCTGGCGGCCAACAATGGCTCCTGGACGCTGGTCAAAAATTGGCGCGCAACGCTCCCGGCCGATTATTTTGAGGTTTTATCGATCAATCATACGTACATCACCAACATATTCCGGGATGTGCTGACCATGCCCAACGGGCGCGTTTATGGCTTCCTCAAACGGTTCAGTGACAATAAACTGGTGGTGGTAGAACTGCCCGCCAGCGGCCCTTTACGCATTACCAATCAGGCCTTTGATGCTCAGAATCGCTACACGTATCATATCACTCCCGATGGGTCGCTGAAGCAATCCGCCAATAACTACTCGGGCACAACGGGTACCATTGACTGGGAGAACCGGCCGCTGAACGGATTCGATGCCAGCAATAACCCGATCTGGGGAACGCCCGTCAACTACGCTTCGGCACCGATCAGCACGGGTGAGGAGCCCGTTACCTGGTATGGCGGGCAGGGACGAACGGGTGAAACAAGCGCATCGGGTGTTATGATTACATTCGACGACGGGAAGGTGAATGGCGCCATGGGCGGAGGATACCACCTGGGCGGTATCAAGGCCAATTCCAACAAATGGTTGTGGAAAACAGCCCATGCCACTCTGGTCGACTACAAAGGTCCTTACCCAACGGATGGTGCCTACGATGTAGGTAACGGAGTTGTGTACGGCGGGGGCGGGGTTAGTGTCTACGACCGGCATATTTTCTGGAACTACCACGGCGAGTTCTGGAAAGGTAGCCAGACCAACAAATGGCAGCATGTATACGACAATGGCCTGCTGGTGGGGGGCTTTGGGAAAACCGGTCCTGAGGCTCGTCAGGAGTCGGTCGATGGCGGGCCTGTTCCTGGCATGGCCGGAAACGTTTACTATGGTACGGTAGTGAAAGGAACGGACGGCAACGTTTACCTCTACCACGCCGAAGAAGCAGGCTGGTCGGGTATACACCGTTGGAAAATCAATGGGATCAATACCATTCAGGAGCAGGTTATACCCCTGCAAAACCTGTCTGCCTATGCCATTAGCACCGACCCGTCCGACCTCGGCGGAGTTGATCTGCTACAGGGTCTTGCCCGTAAAAGTGTGCTCCAGAACGGAGCTTATGGATGGACCCGTAATCCGGCAACTAACTTCGATAACGCTTACAACGATAAATGGGTTGCGAAGATGAGCGTGCTGGCGTACGACCGTTTTACGAGCCCCGATTTGTACGTCAATTTCTCGAAGGCCAATAGCTCGTATACAGTTACCCGTGATCTGGGTAATAATGTTGGTAAGACCTCCTGGAGTGTGAAAGGAACGATGACATTCGACGGTACCAATCCCAACAACGGGGTATCTGGTATGGCGAATACCGGTGGCTGTTACTTCGATATTATCGACACCAACGGAAAAGTAATTGCCCGCATTAAACAACAGGTCTTTTTCGAACAGACCAATGCGCCAGTTAAACTGTATGGCAATGATAAAGTCATTGCGCAGGGGCAGTATTTCAACGCTGCGTCCCTGCCGGTAACCGCATCTGATCCTTTCGAAATATCGATGACAAATGACATCGTGACCATTAAATACCGGAATTTCGCTCCTGTTTCGTCTATGGCCTTCGACAAAGCCGCAAACCTCAGAAACCCGAAGTCTGTCCGGCTGTACTTCTGGTCGAACGGTATTAACTACGAGCGTACTATTGATATTCAAAGCCTGCGGTTCTATACAGACACCACTCCGCTGCCCACAATGACCAGCGTTACGAACGGAACGAAATATTATGTGCAGGCAAAACACAGTGGTAAGTACCTGGATGTGGCTTCTCAGTCAAGGGCGGATGGGTCTTCTGTCATTCAAACGACCTACACCAGCGGTACCAGCCAGCAGTGGACGCTAACCGCCGTAGACAATGACGAGTACACGATCAGCGCGGTACACAGCAATAAGTTACTGGATATAGAAGGTGCTTCGACCAGCGATGGTGCTACAGCCAGTCAGTGGTCATTCAGCGGGCAGGCCAACCAGAAATTCAAATTGATTGATGCGGGAGACGGCTATTTCAAGGTTGTAAACAGCAATAGCACCAGGTGTCTTGAGGTGCAGGCGAGTTCAACCGCCGATGGCGCACTCCTCCAGCAAAGTGCCTGTGGTGATGGAAATAATCAGAAGTTTCTGTTTACCAAAGTAGCTGCGGTAGATATAAAACCCAGAGTTGTTGATTCTTTCGGTGGGAATTCGGACGTGAAAGTGACTATTTACCCCAATCCATCCGTCGATTTCGTAACCATTGATGGCGCAAAAGGGGCTGCCGTAACCGTTTTTGATGCACTTGGCCGGATAAAGCTGATCACCGATTGCGCGGTTGATTCGTCTACACTTTCTGTTTCTTCCCTAAGCACCGGCGAATACATTCTCCAACTGAAAAAAGAGAATCAGGTTATCAATAAAAAGCTCATTGTGAGCCGTATGTAA
- a CDS encoding NAD-dependent epimerase/dehydratase (PFAM: NAD-dependent epimerase/dehydratase~KEGG: rsh:Rsph17029_3699 NAD-dependent epimerase/dehydratase) produces MKIAVVTGSAGLIGSEAVAFFADKFDLIIGIDNNMRQYFFGTDGSTEWNRNRLASAYATYKHEAADIRQVDQLQPIFQQYGTDIKLVLHTAAQPSHDWAAREPFTDFGVNAVGTLNMLEMTRLHCPEAVFIFTSTNKVYGDNPNFLPLIETDTRWEIDQNHPYFENGIDEFMSIDHTKHSVFGASKVAADIMVQEYGRYFGMNTGVFRGGCLTGPNHSGAQLHGFLSYLMKCAITGNQYTVFGYKGKQVRDNIHSWDLVNMFWHFYQNPRPGEVYNAGGGRYANCSMLEAIALCEQISGNKMNYQYSETNRSGDHIWYISDLSKFKAHYPGWDWTFDLKETMTQIHDSMVARLAVIS; encoded by the coding sequence ATGAAAATTGCAGTAGTTACAGGGTCGGCCGGATTGATTGGCAGTGAAGCCGTCGCCTTCTTCGCCGACAAATTCGACCTCATCATCGGCATCGACAACAACATGCGCCAGTACTTCTTCGGCACCGACGGCTCCACCGAGTGGAACCGCAACCGACTCGCCAGCGCCTATGCCACCTATAAACACGAAGCCGCCGACATCCGACAGGTCGACCAGCTCCAGCCCATCTTCCAGCAATACGGCACCGACATCAAGCTCGTCCTCCATACGGCCGCTCAGCCTTCCCACGACTGGGCCGCCCGCGAACCCTTCACCGACTTTGGGGTCAACGCTGTAGGCACCCTCAACATGCTGGAGATGACTCGCCTGCACTGCCCCGAGGCTGTCTTCATCTTCACCTCTACCAACAAGGTTTACGGCGATAATCCTAACTTCCTGCCCCTCATCGAGACCGACACCCGCTGGGAGATCGACCAGAACCACCCTTACTTCGAGAACGGCATCGATGAGTTCATGAGCATCGACCACACCAAGCACTCGGTCTTCGGAGCCTCTAAGGTGGCCGCCGACATTATGGTGCAGGAGTACGGCCGTTATTTTGGCATGAACACGGGCGTCTTCCGGGGCGGCTGTCTGACGGGTCCTAACCACTCGGGGGCGCAGCTGCACGGGTTTCTGTCGTACCTGATGAAGTGTGCCATCACGGGCAACCAGTACACGGTGTTCGGCTACAAGGGCAAGCAGGTGCGGGACAACATTCACAGCTGGGATCTGGTGAACATGTTCTGGCACTTCTACCAGAACCCGCGTCCGGGAGAAGTTTACAACGCGGGTGGCGGTCGTTATGCCAACTGTTCGATGCTGGAAGCGATTGCGTTGTGTGAGCAGATTTCGGGCAACAAGATGAACTACCAGTACTCGGAGACCAACCGGAGTGGGGACCACATCTGGTACATCTCAGACCTGAGCAAGTTCAAGGCGCACTATCCGGGCTGGGACTGGACTTTCGACTTGAAGGAGACCATGACCCAGATCCACGACAGTATGGTAGCCCGGTTAGCCGTTATTAGCTAG
- a CDS encoding PA14 domain protein (PFAM: PA14 domain protein; NHL repeat containing protein~SMART: PA14 domain protein~KEGG: scl:sce2099 hypothetical protein) has product MGRLKTSKAIVLLRVSLVLFVLLPMLAAAQPKDRIPFSFTLKTAARTSAGVFSKDSVLLRTLWSGVDYPAGSHQQTWDGLDDEGRLIAEGSYDIRVLSNNVKYTWEGVIGNSSFGISKGNNTHRAFLRMQSMAISGTNAYFGVGYAEGHPSQAKFTVDNPQSRIEFSPKGETAQATLFTATDGTTVYWAGYDGPGNGNSWFIYGTNTIDDKEKFFSRGTPLKTTLGKTYVSCLDIIRETNGTITGLAVQKNGNYLFVSHKAKHQIRVYNKTTGALVQTLFFNDAAGLAVDGQDRLWVINGVTVRKYTVETDGNLTETKVSLPGLERPMALAVSPDNGTVLVADGGESQQLKAYNNVSGVSSWTLGQPGGYATDPTVSNDKFYFSDVSGTINDTFLAFQADGSFWVGDSGNYRAQHYSASRTFIDRIQYMQHSYSSGVDQNNPRRVFCQYLEFDVDYTKPLASAWTLVKNWRASIPGDYFDEQNINHTFITDVFKSVTTLSNDRTYGLLKQTKTKKWSLVELPKNGPVRFTGVTFDDAQYYLAPDGSLNQAISQPSGVGGNIRWQKKLLAGFDPQNNPLWSPALRTASIPVISATDPIDFTGYGSMRPGLTTANGTVVSFNKNKVSSDKSNGFGFHLGGIKPGTTNWAWKTAYATTEDYTGNFPPDGAYDVGNSVEYGGGDVTVSGRHIFWSYHGEFWKNSQTNKWNHVYENGLFVGQFGVLGTEANGQAAFPGMAGNVLYGTAVAGSDGSIYIWHAEEAGHSGVHRWKVTGLETIQQQSIPVSLMRTRPNGLLGTYAEGTDLNNANARLIQVDKLVNVTWSESPIGARLSALPSFSVRWSGFITPQYSEQYTFYVNATKGVRLWIDNKLLIDQPTTNGSTEYNGSISLDAHKQYTVRLESYGGSGAIFSWSSKSQSKEIVPSKYLYPPVETDTTHGIDLLEGLTASSILTNDLYGWKRSPAQEDYSDPNAKFWTARTTIKKYDRFTSPDLFICFRQNSGNYSITRSLGNSTNLSTSWRLQGVINQEGNFFSIDEGRNRNGGSYIELLDDADKVISRINCQVTMNPTPIGRIYGNDKVIAQGDYNNVISPIFNSAQPLDITMVNGTAVIKYGPYNAVSASVLDPAANWHKPRTLRIYFWGNGYNVNRVVDIEQMRFYANNSPSVVLLKADDEANTLAATTPSVQYRILVSENGGPYLPYTGVINVGNQTRPEGYWKFKLDAPGGEVVNSPAFTASADIKFSVYPNPTQGILYINHPIVEGDCKLRVFAPDGREITSWVPATGTSDSAVDVSTFVKGTYVLQFQKNHTSVSTRFIR; this is encoded by the coding sequence ATGGGTAGGTTAAAAACGAGTAAGGCAATAGTACTCCTGCGGGTAAGTCTGGTTCTTTTTGTTCTGTTGCCGATGCTGGCAGCAGCTCAGCCCAAGGACAGAATCCCCTTCTCGTTTACCCTGAAAACGGCGGCCCGGACCAGTGCGGGTGTGTTCTCCAAAGACAGCGTACTGCTCCGGACCCTCTGGAGCGGGGTCGACTATCCGGCGGGTTCTCATCAGCAGACCTGGGACGGCCTCGACGATGAAGGTCGGCTTATTGCCGAAGGCAGTTACGACATCCGGGTACTATCGAACAATGTAAAGTACACCTGGGAGGGCGTTATCGGCAACTCATCCTTTGGCATCAGTAAGGGAAACAACACACACCGGGCTTTTCTGCGGATGCAGAGTATGGCCATTAGCGGCACCAACGCGTACTTTGGCGTGGGCTATGCCGAAGGGCATCCCTCACAGGCCAAATTTACCGTCGACAATCCGCAGTCACGGATCGAGTTTTCGCCGAAAGGCGAGACGGCTCAGGCCACGCTGTTTACCGCTACCGATGGTACTACCGTCTACTGGGCCGGATACGATGGCCCCGGCAATGGAAACAGCTGGTTTATTTATGGCACCAATACCATTGATGATAAAGAGAAGTTTTTTTCAAGGGGCACTCCGCTCAAGACGACCTTGGGAAAAACGTACGTCTCCTGTCTGGATATAATCCGGGAAACCAACGGCACCATCACGGGCCTTGCCGTCCAGAAAAATGGTAACTACCTGTTCGTGTCGCATAAGGCAAAGCACCAGATCCGGGTTTATAACAAAACGACCGGTGCGCTGGTCCAAACGCTCTTTTTCAACGACGCGGCCGGGCTGGCCGTTGATGGGCAGGACCGGCTGTGGGTCATCAACGGCGTAACGGTACGCAAATACACCGTGGAGACCGATGGCAATCTGACCGAGACGAAGGTTTCCCTGCCGGGCCTGGAACGGCCGATGGCGCTGGCCGTCTCGCCCGACAACGGCACCGTCCTCGTGGCCGATGGTGGGGAAAGCCAGCAGCTAAAAGCGTATAATAACGTAAGTGGCGTATCGAGCTGGACGCTGGGTCAGCCGGGCGGGTACGCAACCGACCCCACGGTGAGCAATGACAAGTTCTACTTCTCGGACGTAAGCGGGACGATCAACGATACGTTCCTGGCCTTTCAGGCCGATGGGTCGTTCTGGGTGGGCGATTCGGGCAACTACCGGGCGCAGCATTATTCGGCCAGCCGCACCTTCATCGATCGGATTCAGTACATGCAGCACTCCTATAGCTCGGGAGTCGACCAGAACAACCCCCGGCGGGTGTTTTGCCAGTACCTCGAATTCGATGTCGACTATACCAAACCACTGGCCTCTGCCTGGACGCTGGTCAAAAACTGGCGGGCGTCGATACCGGGCGACTATTTTGACGAGCAGAATATCAATCACACCTTCATCACCGATGTATTCAAGTCGGTAACGACCCTTAGCAACGACCGGACCTACGGGTTGCTGAAGCAGACAAAAACAAAAAAGTGGAGTCTGGTCGAACTACCCAAAAACGGCCCCGTTCGCTTTACGGGTGTCACCTTCGACGATGCCCAGTATTACCTGGCACCCGATGGTTCGCTGAACCAGGCCATCAGCCAGCCCAGCGGAGTGGGTGGCAACATCCGGTGGCAAAAGAAGCTGCTGGCGGGTTTCGATCCGCAGAATAATCCACTCTGGTCGCCCGCCCTCCGGACCGCCAGCATCCCGGTTATCAGCGCTACAGACCCTATCGATTTCACCGGTTATGGCAGTATGCGTCCCGGATTGACCACCGCTAACGGCACGGTGGTATCGTTCAATAAAAACAAGGTAAGTTCCGACAAATCGAACGGATTCGGTTTTCATCTGGGTGGTATCAAACCCGGAACTACTAACTGGGCCTGGAAAACAGCCTACGCCACTACAGAAGACTATACCGGCAACTTCCCGCCCGACGGGGCGTACGATGTGGGCAACAGCGTTGAGTATGGTGGGGGCGATGTAACCGTAAGCGGTCGGCATATTTTCTGGTCTTACCACGGCGAATTCTGGAAGAACAGCCAGACCAACAAATGGAACCATGTGTATGAAAACGGCCTATTCGTTGGTCAGTTTGGCGTACTCGGAACCGAAGCCAACGGTCAGGCCGCTTTTCCAGGCATGGCGGGTAACGTGCTCTATGGCACCGCAGTTGCCGGGTCCGACGGGTCCATCTACATCTGGCATGCCGAAGAAGCGGGGCATAGTGGTGTGCATCGCTGGAAAGTAACAGGTCTGGAAACGATTCAGCAACAGTCGATCCCGGTTTCGCTCATGCGAACGCGGCCCAATGGCCTGCTTGGAACATACGCGGAAGGAACCGACCTCAACAACGCCAACGCCCGGCTCATCCAGGTCGATAAGCTGGTCAACGTGACCTGGTCTGAAAGCCCCATTGGCGCAAGGCTATCGGCTTTACCGAGCTTTTCCGTACGGTGGAGCGGCTTCATTACTCCCCAGTATTCGGAACAGTACACGTTTTACGTGAACGCCACTAAAGGCGTGCGGCTCTGGATCGACAATAAACTGCTGATCGACCAGCCCACTACCAATGGTTCGACGGAGTACAACGGCAGCATTTCGCTGGATGCCCACAAACAATACACGGTTCGTCTGGAGTCATATGGCGGTAGTGGAGCCATTTTTTCGTGGTCGAGCAAAAGCCAGTCGAAAGAGATTGTCCCCTCGAAATACCTGTACCCACCCGTTGAAACGGATACGACCCATGGTATCGACTTGCTGGAAGGCCTTACGGCCAGCAGTATTCTGACGAACGACCTGTATGGCTGGAAGCGAAGTCCGGCGCAGGAAGACTACTCCGACCCGAACGCCAAGTTCTGGACCGCCCGTACAACCATCAAAAAATACGACCGGTTTACGTCGCCGGACCTTTTCATCTGTTTCAGGCAGAACAGCGGCAATTACAGCATTACCCGTAGCCTGGGCAACAGCACCAATCTGAGCACCAGCTGGCGACTACAGGGGGTCATTAATCAGGAGGGGAACTTTTTCAGCATTGATGAGGGCCGCAATCGAAACGGCGGCAGCTACATCGAACTGCTCGACGACGCTGATAAGGTCATCTCCCGCATCAACTGCCAGGTTACCATGAATCCTACGCCCATTGGCAGGATTTACGGCAACGACAAAGTCATTGCGCAGGGCGACTACAACAATGTGATCTCACCGATCTTCAACAGTGCCCAGCCCCTCGATATAACGATGGTAAATGGCACCGCCGTTATCAAATATGGTCCCTACAATGCCGTCAGCGCATCCGTTCTGGACCCGGCGGCCAACTGGCACAAGCCCCGAACCCTGCGCATCTATTTTTGGGGGAATGGGTACAATGTCAACCGGGTTGTTGATATCGAACAGATGCGTTTTTACGCCAATAACTCGCCATCGGTTGTATTGCTTAAGGCCGACGATGAGGCCAATACCCTCGCAGCGACTACCCCATCGGTACAATACAGAATTCTGGTAAGCGAAAATGGCGGGCCTTATCTCCCCTACACCGGGGTCATTAACGTGGGAAATCAGACGCGTCCTGAAGGGTACTGGAAATTTAAGTTAGATGCACCGGGGGGCGAAGTTGTTAACAGTCCAGCCTTCACGGCATCGGCAGATATCAAATTCAGCGTTTACCCGAATCCTACACAGGGCATTCTTTACATCAATCACCCCATCGTTGAGGGCGATTGCAAACTTAGGGTATTCGCTCCCGATGGAAGGGAAATAACCAGTTGGGTTCCGGCAACGGGTACGTCGGATTCGGCAGTCGATGTCAGCACCTTTGTAAAGGGGACTTACGTACTGCAATTTCAAAAAAATCACACAAGCGTGTCGACCCGCTTTATACGGTAG